Proteins found in one Populus alba chromosome 14, ASM523922v2, whole genome shotgun sequence genomic segment:
- the LOC118041856 gene encoding protein PALE CRESS, chloroplastic, translating to METKVFPLTCTPPLLPSIPFQANTRTVYFKPRSLSCCAAMRKSTAKTKEKEEQLLDGMPKEYYDEEWQAQQREKTKELERLRKQEDDEEERMVETIVKIGIRLRGILKKMFKKAKKLVSSFIRAEEEVEEKIEEAAEKGELTELVLMVIWNRLDLARRDDEKDVIRSLDLLYRRVETEILKREATPAMRLLNDLLNMHDGFNDDEWMKECRKRMIDTFPREDPLAFLLHLGLTFDSGIRQVIQISWVKILHIL from the exons ATGGAGACCAAGGTGTTCCCGCTAACATGCACGCCGCCTCTCTTGCCATCTATTCCGTTTCAAGCTAATACGCGCACTGTCTACTTCAAGCCCAGAAGCCTAAGCTGCTGCGCAG CTATGAGAAAGAGCACAGCCAAgaccaaagaaaaagaagagcagCTTCTTGACGGAATGCCGAAGGAGTATTATGATGAG GAATGGCAAGCCCAACAACGAGAAAAGACCAAGGAGTTAGAAAGACTACGTAaacaagaagatgatgaagaagaaaggaTGGTTGAAACTATCGTGAAAATTGGTATACGGTTGAGGGGTATCCTGAAGAAGATGTTTAAGAAAGCAAAGAAACTGGTTTCAAGCTTTATCAGAGctgaagaagaagtagaagag AAAATTGAGGAAGCTGCTGAGAAAGGAGAACTCACTGAACTTGTTCTAATGGTCATATGGAATCGCCTTGATCTTGCTCGGCGCGAT GATGAAAAGGATGTTATTCGAAGTCTTGATCTTTTGTACAGAAGAGTTGAG ACAGAGATTCTGAAACGAGAGGCTACTCCTGCCATGAGACTGCTGAATGATCTTTTGAACATGCACGATGGATTTAATGACGATGAATGGATGAAAGAATGCAGAAAACGCATGATTGACACCTTTCCACGGGAGGACCCATTAGCATTCTTGCTCCACCTGGGTTTGACATTTGATTCAGGTATACGACAAGTCATACAAATTTCATGGGTTAAGATTTTGCATATTTTATGA
- the LOC118041854 gene encoding protein HUA2-LIKE 2, producing MAPSRRKGAAGKAAAAAAAARRQWKVGDLVLAKVKGFPAWPATVSEPEKWGYPNPADWKKILVYFFGTQQIAFCNPADVEPFTEEKKQTLLMKRQGRGADFVRAVQEIIDSYEKLKKQDRVVLSSDDGPTHANGGNSLESSNHFEVKDQRETSEATITGRNDLSLQIDDASAEAKIGSLHHKDALLEQPPDDVVIREKPIITTYTSRKRSGGLRSRKRIMQEKAPSIERSRSSSRLESSRFQNFMMPPDDGNKSSGDMSIDCIQDRSLRSARQIKKSPDDSECDNADSSAFVSNVSIEDNGSEIITADSDSLSLNEGSTLDSGSRLETSETAVQCLEGDIELSRGLDFQIKAVIRKKRKQNRKRATDEVAEPTVRLETEADVDVGLHDNNQNSQFACKNLNITQIKEDGDEHLPLVKRARVRMGKQSSLEEEHNNFTLAEEQRPNEVALNAMEEDNSFFQPEERTSLEAGVNTLEPISSSSNCNSDIPAHRDSLVVRGIFSNVSPSKNCTPIQADKSQLLRVKEIQSFCSSADSESALPPSKRLHRALEAMSANATEGQAFIETSTVKTFIIGSSISSIRSASDTVTVSKENSDSEEQIVDSPGNMVSSFSSGSKKILEESNKSSLDVKICNEPGSIKGPGLCKEVFPEATDQGADKNPSGLCFETGNTCVSTQARSPLHLMPNLDRRQASLLSRHGSLGPLLLPKDEGNSGDTELKDFGDGNANKELHTSKDSGMSPNIISQADDTAKVSPQSGANLLRFTAEEVGYEDSVTVRPQIDSDSQANGICEVAKDVNCDPPQKEASHVSFSEYHLDDKDDLAQSSPPPADRVECPAQVFTPNASVHVSTSESVNFIQNSGSSSPNSLSHPKKIVSTSVSDEDKIESAVPQRPKSVGKWNNCAEAHAALSSFEAILGSLTRTKESISRATRMAIDCAKFGVSAKVVEILARSLESESNLHKRVDLFFLVDSIAQCSRGLKGDVGGIYPSAIQTVLPRLLSAAAPSGSFAQENRRQCLKVLRLWLERRILSESIIRHHIWELDILGGSSSAGLYSRRSARTERALDDPVRDMEGMLVDEYGSNSSFQLPGFCMPRMLKDEDDGSDSDGGFEAVTPEHYAEAPEYQEFTPAVEKHTHILEDVDGELEMEDVAPSCEAEMSSASGIGGGDAACNSHNQLEQCLPQPFAPPLPQDVPPSSPPLPSSPPPPPPPPPPPAAPCSSAMPDSYTSGVDSNNYTNSHDLQDDSRQPLTQNSVPPRINPSLSNAVICRTPECRDQMQVQHCDSTRSFSNYPVCQSNNVHRTDGPSFHHKAYPPRPQHPPPSNQFSYVQANQHVKSRREIPPPSYFHRFQHSHDFDCGNFYNNHERMGPGPYELNDGWRFPAPFPGPRYPDKSKASYAPVPYDGPPQEPTRLPHQEWDFHSQGMYHRNFMPSRPPPECAIPVTNRAPSIWRPR from the exons ATGGCGCCCAGTCGCAGGAAAGGTGCCGCCGGAAAAGCAgctgccgccgccgccgccgctcGCCGTCAATGGAAGGTGGGCGATCTCGTCCTTGCCAAAGTCAAAGGCTTTCCTGCTTGGCCTGCCACA GTAAGTGAGCCGGAGAAGTGGGGCTATCCGAATCCAGCTGATTGGAAGAAAATACTCGTCTATTTCTTTGGAACCCAGCAAAT AGCCTTCTGCAACCCTGCTGATGTTGAACCATTTACTGAAGAGAAGAAACAAACACTGTTGATGAAACGCCAGGGGAGGGGTGCAGATTTTGTTCGTGCAGTGCAAGAGATCATTGATAGTTATGAGAAGTTAAAGAAGCAGGATCGAGTTGTTTTGAGCTCCGACGATGGCCCTACTCATGCAAATGGTGGGAATTCATTAGAGTCTTCAAATCACTTTGAGGTGAAGGATCAAAGAGAAACTTCAGAAGCAACTATTACAGGTAGAAATGATCTGAGTCTTCAAATTGATGATGCTTCTGCTGAAGCAAAAATTGGTTCTTTGCATCACAAAGATGCGTTATTGGAGCAACCTCCTGATGATGTGGTGATTAGAGAAAAGCCTATAATCACCACCTACACTTCAAGGAAAAGATCTGGAGGTTTACGATCTAGGAAACGTATCATGCAGGAAAAGGCACCTTCAATTGAAAGGTCTAGAAGCTCTTCCCGGTTGGAGTCCAGTAGATTTCAAAACTTCATGATGCCACCAGATGATGGTAATAAGAGTTCAGGAGATATGTCAATTGATTGTATCCAGGACAGATCTTTGCGAAGCGCTAGGCAAATCAAGAAATCACCAGATGATTCTGAGTGCGACAATGCAGATTCATCTGCTTTTGTTTCTAATGTCAGCATCGAAGATAATGGTTCTGAAATTATCACAGCTGACTCTGATTCCCTTAGCTTGAATGAAGGTAGCACTCTGGATAGTGGTTCTAGACTTGAGACCTCTGAAACTGCTGTTCAATGTTTGGAGGGAGATATTGAGTTGAGCAGAGGGCTTGATTTCCAAATAAAGGCTgttataagaaagaaaaggaaacaaaacagaaaGCGAGCAACTGATGAAGTGGCCGAGCCAACAGTCAGACTGGAAACAGAGGCAGATGTGGATGTAGGATTGCATGATAATAACCAAAATTCCCAATTTGCATGTAAAAATTTGAATATAACTCAAATTAAAGAAGATGGAGATGAGCACTTGCCACTAGTGAAACGAGCTAGAGTTAGAATGGGCAAACAATCATCTTTGGAGGAGGAACACAATAATTTTACTCTAGCTGAAGAACAAAGACCAAATGAAGTTGCCTTGAATGCAATGGAGGAAGACAATAGCTTTTTTCAACCTGAAGAAAGAACATCTCTTGAAGCTGGAGTTAATACATTGGAGCCGATTAGCTCCTCCTCAAATTGCAACAGTGATATTCCTGCTCATAGAGATTCGTTGGTGGTGAGGGGAATTTTTAGTAATGTCTCACCCTCAAAGAATTGCACTCCAATTCAAGCAGATAAGTCCCAGCTTTTGAGAGTTAAGGAAATCCAATCCTTTTGCAGTTCTGCTGACAGTGAATCTGCTTTACCTCCATCTAAACGTCTTCATCGTGCTTTGGAAGCCATGTCAGCGAATGCTACTGAAGGTCAAGCTTTTATTGAAACATCAACCGTGAAAACATTTATCATTGGTAGTTCCATTTCCTCAATAAGGAGTGCTTCTGATACGGTGACTGTAAGTAAAGAAAACAGTGATTCAGAAGAGCAGATCGTAGACTCTCCTGGCAACATGGTTTCTTCATTCTCATCTGGCTCCAAGAAAATTTTAGAGGAATCCAATAAATCGTCATTGGATGTCAAAATTTGCAATGAACCTGGAAGCATCAAGGGTCCAGGGCTTTGCAAAGAGGTCTTTCCAGAGGCTACAGACCAAGGTGCTGACAAAAATCCCAGTGGATTATGTTTTGAAACTGGCAATACTTGTGTTTCTACTCAAGCCCGATCTCCATTGCATTTGATGCCTAATCTTGATAGAAGACAAGCTAGTCTGCTATCCCGTCATGGTTCATTAGGTCCGTTGTTGCTTCCAAAAGATGAAGGCAATTCTGGTGACACTGAATTAAAAGACTTCGGGGATGGAAATGCTAATAAAGAACTTCATACTTCCAAAGATTCTGGGATGAGTCCAAATATTATCTCTCAGGCTGATGACACTGCAAAAGTTTCCCCTCAAAGTGGTGCAAATCTCCTTCGATTCACTGCAGAGGAAGTTGGTTATGAGGATTCTGTGACTGTTAGGCCTCAAATTGATTCTGACAGCCAAGCTAATGGCAT TTGTGAGGTGGCAAAAGATGTAAACTGTGACCCGCCACAGAAGGAAGCTAGTCATGTTTCTTTTTCTGAATATCATTTGGATGACAAGGATGACTTGGCCCAGTCAAGTCCGCCTCCAGCTGATAGAGTAGAATGTCCTGCACAAGTATTTACTCCTAATGCCTCAGTCCACGTGTCTACTTCAGAAAgtgttaattttattcaaaacagTGGCTCTTCTAGTCCCAATTCCCTTTCACACCCAAAGAAAATTGTGAGCACTTCGGTTTCTGATGAAGATAAAATTGAGTCAGCAGTGCCTCAAAGACCAAAATCAGTTGGGAAATGGAATAATTGTGCAGAAGCACATGCTGCTTTGTCATCCTTTGAAGCAATACTTGGATCATTAACAAGGACAAAGGAGAGCATTAGTCGAGCAACACGCATGGCTATTGACTGTGCAAAGTTTGGTGTATCTGCTAAG GTGGTGGAGATTCTTGCTCGTAGTTTGGAAAGTGAGTCAAATTTACATAAAAGGGTGGATTTATTCTTTCTTGTGGATTCCATTGCCCAGTGCTCTCGAGGTTTAAAAG GTGATGTTGGTGGTATATATCCATCAGCTATTCAAACTGTACTGCCACGCCTACTTTCAGCTGCTGCTCCTTCTGGAAGTTTTGCACAAGAAAATCGGAGACAGTGTTTGAAG gttTTGAGGCTTTGGCTGGAAAGACGTATTCTTTCAGAATCCATTATTCGCCATCACATTTGGGAACTTGATATACTTGGTGGTTCATCTTCTGCTGGCCTATATTCTCGTCGCTCAGCAAGAACAGAAAGAGCTTTAGATGATCCTGTTAGAGACATGGAGGGTATGCTCGTGGATGAATACGGAAG CAATTCAAGTTTCCAGCTTCCGGGATTTTGTATGCCCCGCATGCTTAAGGATGAAGATGACGGAAGTGATTCGGATGGAGGGTTTGAGGCTGTCACCCCAGAACATTATGCTGAAGCTCCTGAATATCAGGAGTTTACTCCTGCAGTAGAGAAGCATACACATATCTTGGAAGATGTCGATGGTGAGCTTGAAATGGAGGATGTGGCCCCCTCTTGTGAGGCTGAAATGAGTTCAGCCAGTGGCATTGGTGGAGGTGATGCTGCATGTAATTCACACAATCAGCTTGAACAGTGCTTACCACAGCCCTTTGCCCCTCCTCTTCCACAGGATGTGCCGCCATCATCACCACCATTGccatcatcaccaccaccaccaccgcctcCCCCACCTCCTCCTGCCGCACCCTGTTCATCTGCAATGCCTGATTCTTATACTAGTGGTGTTGATtcaaataattatacaaattcacAT GATTTGCAAGATGACTCGAGACAACCTTTGACTCAGAATTCTGTTCCACCAAGAATCAACCCTTCATTGTCCAATGCAGTGATTTGTCGTACACCTGAATGTAGAGATCAGATGCAGGTGCAGCATTGTGACTCGACCAGATCTTTCAGCAATTATCCTGTATGTCAATCAAATAATGTTCATCGCACTGATGGTCCTAGCTTCCATCATAAAGCATATCCTCCAAGGCCGCAACACCCTCCTCCCTCGAATCAGTTTTCTTATGTTCAGGCAAACCAACATGTGAAGTCTCGAAGAGAAATCCCACCCCCTTCCTACTTCCACAGATTCCAGCATTCACATGATTTTGATTGTGGAAACTTTTATAATAACCATGAAAGAATGGGACCTGGCCCATACGAGCTTAATGATGGCTGGAGATTTCCTGCCCCCTTTCCTG GTCCAAGATATCCTGACAAATCCAAAGCATCCTATGCACCTGTTCCTTATGATGGCCCTCCACAGGAGCCAACTAGATTACCGCATCAAGAGTGGGATTTTCACTCCCAGGGGATGTATCACAGAAACTTTATGCCTTCTAGACCCCCTCCTGAATGTGCAATTCCAGTGACAAATAGAG CTCCGAGCATTTGGCGGCCAAGATGA